The proteins below come from a single Metarhizium brunneum chromosome 1, complete sequence genomic window:
- the GRS1 gene encoding Glycine--tRNA ligase 1, translated as MTTTATTLKGQPLDKPVLDAMLRRRMFYTPSFEIYGGVGGLYDYGPPGCSLQANIVDLWRKHFILEEDMLEVDCTVLTPHDVLKTSGHVDKFADWMCKDPKNGEIMRADHFVEAILEARLNGDKEARGQKVEEKDDPKKKKKKAKSEAVKLDDAVVQEYEEVLARIDNYDGPQLGELIKKYDLKNPATGVLPSDPVSFNLMFQTSIGPSSNLPGYLRPETAQGQFLNFAKLLEFNQSQMPFASASIGKSYRNEISPRAGLLRVREFLMAEIEHFVDPHGGKKHHRFHEVEDVVLLLLDRDTQLSGKTDTKRVTVGEAVKSGLVDNETLGYFLARIHLFLDKIGVDLSKMRFRQHMANEMAHYACDCWDAELLTSSGWVECVGCADRSAYDLSVHAKKTGAPLVVRERLEEPLVIEEWQVDIEKKKFGPLFKKDAKTVETALLATSQEEREKLAKQLKDSGKISLDVAGVGDGKVEVGSDTLKIEFRKRIENTREFTPNVIEPSFGIGRILYSLIEHNFWTRGSDGGDEARGVLSFPPTVAPTKVLIVPLSNNVQFRPIIKKLSQQLRLAGISSRIDDSSASIGKRYSRNDELGTPLGITVDFQTLQDDTITLRDRDSTAQVRAEESKILDAIKALVDGSKNWEKVASELPKFEGQEVEVAVR; from the exons ATGACTACAACGGCAACGACCCTCAAGGGTCAACCCCTTGACAAGCCCGTCCTCGATGCCATGCTGAGGCGGCGCATGTTCTACACGCCCTCTTTCGAAATCtatggtggtgttggtggtcTGTATGACTATGGTCCTCCGGGTTGCTCCCTACAGGCCAACATTGTCGATCTGTGGCGCAAGCACTTCATCCTTGAGGAGGATATGCTCGAGGTCGACTGTACTGTCCTGACGCCCCACGACGTTCTCAAGACCAGTGGCCACGTCGACAAGTTTGCCGACTGGATGTGCAAGGACCCCAAGAACGGCGAAATCATGCGAGCCGACCACTTCGTCGAGGCGATTCTCGAGGCGAGACTAAACGGCGACAAGGAGGCCCGTGGTCAAAAGGTGGAAGAGAAGGACGAtcccaagaaaaagaagaagaaggccaagtccGAGGCCGTAAAGCTGGACGATGCTGTTGTCCAGGAATACGAAGAGGTTCTGGCCAGAATCGACAACTACGACGGCCCTCAACTTGGTGAGCTCATCAAGAAATACGACCTCAAGAACCCGGCCACCGGTGTCTTGCCGTCGGACCCCGTTTCGTTCAACCTCATGTTCCAGACTTCAATCGGCCCAAGCAGCAACCTTCCCGGCTACCTGCGCCCCGAAACTGCTCAGGGCCAGTTTCTCAACTTTGCGAAGCTCCTTGAATTCAACCAGAGCCAGATGCCCTTTGCCTCTGCCTCCATTGGCAAGTCGTACAGAAATGAGATCTCGCCCCGCGCTGGTCTGCTCCGAGTCCGAGAATTCTTGATGGCCGAGATTGAACACTTTGTTGACCCGCACGGTGGCAAGAAGCATCACCGATTCCACGAAGTTGAAGACGTTGTACTCCTCCTCTTGGATCGCGATACCCAACTTTCCGGTAAGACGGATACCAAGAGAGTAACCGTCGGCGAGGCAGTCAAGTCTGGCCTCGTGGACAATGAGACTCTCGGCTACTTCCTTGCCAGAATCCACCTCTttctggacaagattggTGTCGACCTGTCAAAAATGCGCTTCCGTCAGCACATGGCCAACGAAATGGCTCATTATGCCTGCGACTGCTGGGACGCCGAGTTGCTCACTAGCTCTGGTTGGGTCGAGTGCGTTGGTTGTGCTGATCGCAGCGCCTACGACCTCTCGGTCCATGCCAAGAAGACTGGTGCGCCTCTTGTGGTTCGTGAGCGTCTGGAAGAGCCCCTTGTCATCGAGGAATGGCAAGTAGAtattgagaagaagaagtttgGTCCTTTGTTCAAGAAGGATGCCAAGACAGTGGAGACGGCTCTGCTGGCCACTTCGCAAGAGGAGCGGGAGAAGCTcgccaagcagctcaaaGACTCGGGCAAGATTTCTTTGGACGTTGCCggtgttggcgatggcaaGGTTGAGGTCGGCAGTGATACTCTCAAGATTGAGTTCCGAAAGAGAATCGAGAATACGAGAGAATTCACCCCCAACGTCATTGAGCCTTCATTCGGTATCGGTCGTATTCTGTACTCTCTGATTGAGCACAACTTCTGGACTCGTGGCAGTGACGGTGGAGATGAAGCCCGTGGC GTCCTTTCATTCCCTCCCACAGTGGCTCCTACTAAAGTCCTTATCGTTCCTCTATCGAACAACGTCCAGTTCCGCCCCATTATCAAGAAGCTCTCTCAACAACTCCGACTTGCCGGTATCTCTAGTCGCATCGATGACTCGTCAGCCAGTATTGGTAAGCGATATAGCCGAAATGACGAGCTTGGTACTCCCCTCGGCATCACTGTCGACTTCCAGACCCTCCAGGACGATACCATTACACTGAGAGACCGCGACTCCACAGCTCAGGTCCGAGCTGAAGAATCCAAAATCTTGGATGCTATCAAAGCTCTTGTTGACGGCTCAAAGAACTGGGAGAAGGTGGCTTCTGAGCTGCCCAAGTTTGAGGGCCAGGAGGTGGAAGTTGCCGTCCGCTAA